The genomic segment TGGAAAGTAAGACGATAATACTTTTAAAAAGCTACTACACGTATTTTAACGAACGGCAAAATGTGAGATTTTGAAGGATTAAAGAGCTACATAGGTGTTGTGGAGCAAGTGAATTTCTTGCTCCAAGGATTCATTTACTTAAAATCCACCCATGCCACCCATGCCGCCTGCACCCATAGGAGATGAAACATTTTCTTCTTTATTTGGTACATCGACTATCATAGATTCAGTAGTAATCAGTACGCTTGCAACAGATATCGCTGTCTCAAAAGCAACACGGACTACCTTTGCTGGGTCAATAACACCAGCAGTAAATGCGTTAGCATAATTCATAGCCTCAACATTATATATAAGTTCTTTATCATTCTGCTTAAGCAAATGATCAATTATAACAGCAGACTCAAGACCAGCATTTTTAACTAATCTTTTAATAGGAGCACTGAGAACTTTCTTGATAATGTTTATGCCTATTTGTTCTTCATCACTTCCACCTTTTAGCTTATCAAGAACATATGAAGCGTAAAGAAGTGCAACTCCACCACCTGGAACTATACCTTCTTCGATTGCAGCTCTTGTTGCATGCAGTGCATCTTCAACTCTATCTCTACGTTCTTTAACTTCCACTTCAGTTGCTCCACCAACTTTGAGCACAGCAACTCCACCTGATAATTTTGCTAAACGTTCTCTTAGCTTTTCTTTATCATAATCAGAAGTTGAAGTTTCGATTTGAGACTTGATCTGCTCAATTCTAGCTTTTACCCTATCAGAGTCGCTATTTTCGCTGACAACTGTAGTATTATCTTTAGTAATTTTAACATTCTTAGCAGTACCAAGATCTTCAAGAGTCAAATCTTCCATCTTGATTCCAAGCTCATCTTTTATGACATACTTAGCGCCAGTTAAAGTTGCTATGTCCTCAAGCATCTCTTTTCTTCTATCGCCAAAACCTGGAGCTTTTACTGCAGCAACTTTTAGACCACCACGCAATTTATTGATAACTAAAGTGCTTAATGCTTCACCTTCAATATCTTCTGCAATAATAAGTAAAGGCCTACCAGACTTAACAACAGCTTCAAGCACAGGAAGTAAAGGTTGGATAATGTTGAGTTTTTTTTCTGTAATTAATAGATATGGATCATCAAGTTCCACAATCATTTTTTCATTATTTGTAATGAAGTATGGAGAAAGGTAACCGCGATCAAATTGCATACCGGTAGTAAGCTCAACTTCCAATTCTTTTGAGCCCTTACTTTCTTCAACAGTAATCACGCCTTCTTTTCCAACTCTTTTAACAGCATCAGCAATGCTATTACCAATGTC from the Candidatus Wolbachia massiliensis genome contains:
- the groL gene encoding chaperonin GroEL (60 kDa chaperone family; promotes refolding of misfolded polypeptides especially under stressful conditions; forms two stacked rings of heptamers to form a barrel-shaped 14mer; ends can be capped by GroES; misfolded proteins enter the barrel where they are refolded when GroES binds) → MTNVVVSGEQLQEAFREVAVIVDSTVAVTAGPRGKTVGINKPYGAPEITKDGYKVMKGIKPEKPLNAAITSIFAQSCSQCNDKVGDGTTTCSILTSNMITEASKSIAAGNDRVSIKNGMQKAKDIILKEIMSMSRTISLEKMDEVAQVAIISANGDRDIGNSIADAVKRVGKEGVITVEESKGSKELEVELTTGMQFDRGYLSPYFITNNEKMIVELDDPYLLITEKKLNIIQPLLPVLEAVVKSGRPLLIIAEDIEGEALSTLVINKLRGGLKVAAVKAPGFGDRRKEMLEDIATLTGAKYVIKDELGIKMEDLTLEDLGTAKNVKITKDNTTVVSENSDSDRVKARIEQIKSQIETSTSDYDKEKLRERLAKLSGGVAVLKVGGATEVEVKERRDRVEDALHATRAAIEEGIVPGGGVALLYASYVLDKLKGGSDEEQIGINIIKKVLSAPIKRLVKNAGLESAVIIDHLLKQNDKELIYNVEAMNYANAFTAGVIDPAKVVRVAFETAISVASVLITTESMIVDVPNKEENVSSPMGAGGMGGMGGF